A DNA window from Phragmites australis chromosome 11, lpPhrAust1.1, whole genome shotgun sequence contains the following coding sequences:
- the LOC133883866 gene encoding protein VERNALIZATION 3-like, producing the protein MSAIDSLVLAYVIQDVLDPFTPTVPLRIAYTNMLLLAGAELKPSAIVTKPRVNLDGNDMRAFYTLVPVDPDAPSPSHPSLREYLHWMVTNIPETTNISLGHELLFYETPEPRSGIHRMVFVLFRQLGRGTIFAPEMRCNFNCRSFARQYHLNIATATYFNCQKEAGSGGRRFRDE; encoded by the exons ATGTCTGCAATAGATTCCTTGGTTTTGGCTTATGTCATACAGGATGTGTTGGACCCATTTACACCAACCGTTCCACTCAGAATAGCATACACCAATAT GCTACTTCTGGCTGGTGCTGAGCTAAAACCATCTGCAATTGTAACTAAACCACGAGTTAATCTTGATGGCAATGACATGAGGGCTTTCTACACTCTG GTACCGGTGGATCCGGACGCCCCAAGTCCAAGCCATCCATCACTCAGGGAGTACTTGCACTG GATGGTGACAAATATTCCGGAAACAACTAACATCAGCTTAG GCCACGAGCTATTATTTTACGAGACACCAGAGCCAAGATCTGGTATCCACCGGATGGTATTTGTACTGTTCCGGCAACTTGGCAGGGGGACAATATTTGCTCCAGAAATGCGCTGCAATTTCAACTGCAGAAGCTTTGCACGGCAATACCACCTCAACATTGCCACTGCTACATATTTCAACTGTCAAAAGGAAGCTGGATCGGGTGGAAGAAGGTTTAGGGACGAGTAG